One genomic region from Nocardia vinacea encodes:
- a CDS encoding N-acetyltransferase has product MNSPIDWRTRAETDADIPAVHAINQAAFDRVDEADLVDALRADPAWIDGLSIVSTLPDDSPVGYALLTRCHVDTTPALCLGPCAVLPEYQKSGAGAAAIRAALAAAGQLGEAFVIVLGHPTYYPRFGFGRASEYGIGLSIEVPDEALMALTLDPAQPVPHGMVRYAAPFGID; this is encoded by the coding sequence TTGAATTCCCCTATCGATTGGCGCACGCGCGCCGAAACCGATGCCGATATTCCCGCGGTCCACGCGATCAACCAGGCGGCCTTCGATCGAGTCGATGAGGCCGATCTGGTCGACGCACTGCGCGCCGATCCGGCCTGGATCGACGGACTGTCCATCGTCAGCACACTGCCGGACGACAGTCCGGTCGGCTACGCGCTGTTGACCCGCTGCCACGTCGACACCACGCCTGCGCTGTGTCTCGGACCGTGCGCGGTGCTGCCCGAATATCAGAAGTCCGGCGCGGGCGCCGCCGCGATCCGGGCGGCGCTCGCGGCGGCGGGGCAATTGGGCGAAGCATTTGTCATCGTGCTCGGGCATCCGACCTACTACCCGCGTTTCGGCTTCGGGAGGGCATCCGAGTACGGCATCGGCCTGAGCATCGAGGTGCCGGACGAGGCGTTGATGGCATTGACGCTCGATCCGGCTCAACCGGTACCGCACGGCATGGTTCGCTACGCCGCGCCATTCGGTATCGACTAG
- a CDS encoding PadR family transcriptional regulator has product MLELAILGLLLEAPMHGYELRKRLTGLLGPFRAFSYGSLYPTLRRMQTDGLIAEENVAGVTRRARRVYQLTATGRERFTELLADTGPQNYTDDGFGVHLAFFSRTPAEARMRILEGRRRQVEERREGLREAIKKASGSLDRYTRQLHQLGLESSEREVRWLNELIAAEQSTKAAPQKEGNIGHE; this is encoded by the coding sequence ATGCTCGAGCTGGCAATCCTCGGGCTGCTCCTCGAAGCGCCCATGCACGGATACGAGCTGCGCAAGCGGCTGACCGGATTGCTCGGGCCGTTTCGGGCCTTCTCCTACGGATCGCTCTATCCGACGCTGCGTCGCATGCAGACCGATGGGCTGATCGCCGAGGAGAACGTCGCGGGCGTCACCCGTCGTGCGCGACGGGTCTATCAACTGACTGCGACCGGGCGGGAGCGGTTCACCGAACTGCTCGCCGATACCGGACCGCAGAACTACACCGACGACGGCTTCGGCGTCCACCTGGCGTTCTTCAGCCGCACCCCCGCAGAAGCGCGGATGCGGATTCTGGAGGGCAGGCGACGGCAGGTCGAGGAGCGCCGAGAGGGTCTGCGGGAGGCGATCAAGAAGGCCAGTGGCTCGCTGGATCGCTACACCCGCCAGCTCCACCAGCTCGGTCTGGAATCAAGCGAGCGCGAAGTGCGCTGGCTCAACGAGTTGATTGCGGCGGAGCAATCGACGAAGGCGGCACCACAGAAAGAGGGAAATATCGGCCATGAGTGA
- a CDS encoding inositol-3-phosphate synthase: MSEDKKAETATEVRVAIVGVGNCASSLVQGVQYYKDADETATVPGLMHVKFGKYHVRDVKFVAAFDVDAKKVGFDLAEAIFASENNTIKISDVPPSDVVVQRGPTLDGIGKYYAETIELSEAQPVDVVKVLKDNKVDVLVSYLPVGSEEADKFYAQCAIDADVAFVNALPVFIASDPVWAEKFTKAGVPIVGDDIKSQVGATITHRVMAKLFEDRGVQLDRTMQLNVGGNMDFKNMLERERLESKKISKTQAVTSNLKKELGANDVHIGPSDHVGWLDDRKWAYVRLEGRAFGDVPLNLEYKLEVWDSPNSAGIIIDAVRAAKIAKDRGIGGPVLPASAYLMKSPPKQLADDIAREQLEAFIIGAE; the protein is encoded by the coding sequence ATGAGTGAAGACAAGAAGGCTGAAACTGCCACAGAAGTTCGCGTCGCCATCGTCGGCGTTGGTAACTGCGCTTCCTCGCTGGTCCAGGGCGTGCAGTACTACAAGGACGCGGACGAGACCGCGACCGTGCCCGGCCTCATGCACGTCAAATTCGGCAAGTACCACGTGCGCGACGTGAAGTTCGTCGCCGCATTCGACGTCGACGCCAAGAAGGTCGGCTTCGACCTGGCCGAGGCGATCTTCGCCAGCGAGAACAACACCATCAAGATCTCCGATGTGCCGCCGAGCGATGTTGTCGTGCAGCGTGGTCCGACGCTGGACGGTATCGGCAAGTACTACGCCGAGACCATCGAGCTGTCCGAGGCGCAGCCCGTCGACGTCGTGAAGGTGCTGAAGGACAACAAGGTCGACGTCCTGGTCTCCTACCTGCCCGTCGGCTCCGAAGAGGCGGACAAGTTCTACGCCCAGTGCGCCATCGATGCCGACGTGGCCTTCGTCAACGCGCTGCCGGTGTTCATCGCCTCCGACCCGGTGTGGGCCGAAAAGTTCACCAAGGCAGGCGTTCCGATCGTCGGTGACGACATCAAGAGCCAGGTCGGCGCGACCATCACCCACCGTGTGATGGCCAAGCTGTTCGAGGACCGCGGCGTGCAGCTCGACCGCACCATGCAGCTCAATGTCGGCGGCAATATGGACTTCAAGAACATGCTCGAGCGCGAGCGGCTGGAGTCGAAGAAGATCTCCAAGACCCAGGCCGTCACCAGCAACCTGAAGAAGGAACTGGGCGCCAACGATGTGCACATCGGCCCGTCCGATCACGTCGGCTGGCTCGACGACCGCAAGTGGGCCTACGTGCGCCTCGAGGGTCGCGCCTTCGGTGATGTGCCGCTGAACCTGGAGTACAAGCTCGAGGTGTGGGATTCGCCGAACTCGGCGGGCATCATCATCGACGCGGTGCGCGCCGCGAAGATCGCCAAGGACCGCGGCATCGGCGGCCCCGTCCTCCCGGCCTCGGCCTACCTGATGAAGTCCCCGCCGAAGCAGCTGGCCGACGACATCGCACGTGAGCAGCTGGAAGCGTTCATCATCGGCGCTGAGTAA
- a CDS encoding GyrI-like domain-containing protein: MDFEIVTLDESLVAGLTVPLAGREVTARDLDLVNFTWDRYLAREKNVPRVAAYIGQNDHAVAILGYEVAEMDDMDAGDVLTRVPTGRYAKFVVSDKPYDLLRTAWAQVRKAESAGTITRSHTAELERYTGPTSVEVYVSLD, encoded by the coding sequence GTGGACTTCGAAATTGTCACATTGGACGAAAGCCTGGTCGCCGGACTCACCGTCCCGCTGGCCGGACGCGAGGTGACCGCCCGCGACCTGGACCTGGTGAACTTCACCTGGGACCGGTATCTGGCGCGGGAAAAGAATGTGCCGCGGGTTGCGGCCTATATCGGCCAGAACGATCACGCCGTCGCGATTCTGGGCTACGAGGTCGCCGAGATGGACGACATGGATGCCGGTGATGTGCTGACCCGGGTCCCGACCGGGCGCTACGCGAAATTCGTTGTCTCCGATAAGCCCTACGATCTGCTGCGCACCGCATGGGCACAGGTCCGCAAGGCCGAGAGCGCGGGCACCATCACCCGCTCGCACACCGCGGAACTCGAGCGCTACACAGGACCGACTTCCGTCGAGGTCTACGTCTCCCTCGACTGA
- a CDS encoding GyrI-like domain-containing protein produces the protein MDFNVVDRPETLVAGTVLRSPALAVEGPRRAKVEEAWKRNLARKLPGPPTTAYVDHAPEINSYLTHIVGYRCHTLADLLPGDVLARVPAGRFARFTLSGDNLGDTIVTIWRAVWDAEAAGRLVRAYTGDVEHYPDARTAEVFVALANEPVDG, from the coding sequence GTGGATTTCAATGTCGTTGACCGTCCCGAGACGCTCGTGGCGGGCACAGTGTTGCGCAGCCCGGCGCTCGCGGTCGAGGGACCGCGCCGCGCCAAGGTCGAGGAGGCGTGGAAACGCAATCTGGCCCGCAAGCTGCCCGGCCCGCCGACGACCGCGTATGTGGACCACGCGCCGGAGATCAACTCCTACCTGACGCATATCGTCGGCTACCGCTGCCACACCCTCGCGGATCTGCTACCGGGCGATGTGCTCGCCCGAGTACCCGCGGGACGGTTCGCCCGATTCACGCTCAGCGGCGACAATCTCGGCGACACCATCGTGACCATCTGGCGGGCGGTATGGGATGCCGAGGCCGCCGGAAGGTTGGTCCGCGCCTATACCGGTGACGTGGAACATTATCCGGACGCGCGCACGGCCGAAGTATTCGTGGCGCTGGCAAACGAACCGGTCGACGGTTAG
- a CDS encoding transglycosylase domain-containing protein, with translation MIVSSFGKRRRGGGRRGKSMPAPYASVAGFSEHNTGTSRRKDKPRPPDSSKPSRPQPTPANRPQRTRGERFRRLLLALFITFVAVPSLLFVLVYWSAEIPDPDSVQTNQIATILTADGTTVIAKVVPPHGNRIPVPLSEVPKPVREAVLSAEDRNFYTNPGYSTSGFLRAVRDNILGKDDAGGGSTITQQYVKNAFLGSERTLTRKMRELIIAAKMARQWSKDDILAAYLNTIYYGRGAYGISAAAKAYFNKSVPELTLAEGVVLASVIRTPSILDPETHLSDLTARWKYVLDGMVEMGALAPGNRDATVFPQIVPITEIPDVNAARGPEGLIRSQVLRELRDAGISERELNTGALQITTTIDAKAQQAALDAIHDRLDPQPPELRGAVVSIDPRSGAVRAYYGGADGIGFDFAQAPLQTGSAFKVFAVIAALQQSIPLTRMLDSSPVTDRGTKVTNVDGESCGKCTMAEALKRSLNTSFYRLTMSMFDGPGAIADAAHQAGIPEEIPGAAGKTLTEDGGHPLNGIVLGQYLVRPIDMASAYATIANSGVYHQPYFVQRVVAGDGRVLLDRGGPDKQVGKQLPPGQQRIPRGIADSTAGAMIPIAAYSNGHSLSGGRPSAAKTGTTQLGESTANKDAWMIGFTPSLSTAVWVGTEQSQPIETARGADIYGSGLPADIWKQVMDGALDGTPIEQFPAAGPQGSPPTASKPSGGSYDILNPPTSTTPEPVIVIPPAPQPSKEIEIFPGLSIPVPG, from the coding sequence ATGATCGTGAGCTCGTTCGGCAAGCGGCGACGCGGAGGTGGTCGCCGGGGCAAATCGATGCCGGCACCCTATGCCTCCGTCGCGGGGTTCAGCGAGCACAACACCGGGACGTCACGACGCAAGGACAAGCCCCGACCGCCCGACTCTTCGAAACCGTCCAGGCCGCAACCGACTCCGGCGAATCGACCACAGCGCACCAGGGGCGAACGCTTCCGACGGCTACTGCTCGCCCTGTTCATCACCTTCGTCGCGGTGCCGTCGCTGCTGTTCGTACTGGTCTACTGGAGCGCCGAAATCCCGGATCCCGATTCAGTGCAGACCAATCAGATCGCCACCATCCTCACGGCCGACGGAACCACAGTGATCGCGAAGGTGGTTCCGCCGCATGGCAATCGGATTCCGGTACCGCTGTCGGAGGTGCCGAAACCAGTGCGTGAAGCGGTACTTTCGGCCGAGGACCGCAACTTCTATACCAATCCCGGCTACTCGACCAGCGGATTCCTGCGCGCCGTGCGGGACAATATCCTCGGCAAAGACGATGCCGGCGGCGGGTCCACGATCACTCAGCAGTATGTGAAGAATGCTTTCCTCGGGTCCGAACGCACCCTGACCAGGAAGATGCGCGAGCTGATCATCGCCGCCAAAATGGCGCGGCAATGGAGTAAAGACGACATCCTCGCCGCCTACCTCAACACCATCTATTACGGGCGCGGCGCGTACGGGATCTCGGCGGCCGCGAAGGCATATTTCAACAAGTCGGTGCCGGAACTGACGCTCGCCGAAGGCGTTGTACTGGCCTCGGTCATCCGCACCCCATCGATCCTGGATCCGGAAACCCATCTCTCCGATCTGACCGCGCGCTGGAAGTACGTGCTCGACGGCATGGTCGAGATGGGTGCGCTCGCGCCGGGTAACCGTGATGCGACGGTATTCCCGCAGATCGTCCCGATCACCGAAATCCCGGACGTGAACGCGGCCCGCGGCCCGGAGGGCCTGATCCGCAGCCAGGTGCTGCGGGAATTGCGCGACGCGGGCATCAGCGAGCGAGAACTGAATACCGGGGCATTGCAGATCACCACCACCATCGATGCCAAGGCACAGCAGGCCGCACTCGACGCGATCCACGATCGACTCGACCCGCAGCCGCCGGAACTGCGAGGCGCGGTGGTTTCGATCGACCCGCGTTCCGGTGCGGTGCGCGCCTACTACGGCGGCGCCGACGGTATCGGCTTCGACTTCGCGCAGGCGCCGCTGCAGACCGGCTCCGCCTTCAAGGTCTTCGCGGTGATCGCGGCACTGCAGCAGAGCATTCCGCTCACCCGGATGCTCGACAGTTCACCGGTGACCGATCGCGGCACCAAGGTCACCAATGTGGACGGCGAATCGTGCGGCAAATGCACCATGGCCGAGGCCCTGAAGCGCTCGCTGAACACCAGTTTCTATCGACTGACGATGTCGATGTTCGACGGCCCCGGGGCCATTGCCGATGCCGCCCACCAGGCCGGTATCCCCGAAGAGATTCCGGGCGCGGCCGGTAAGACGCTCACCGAGGACGGCGGGCACCCGCTGAACGGAATCGTGTTGGGCCAGTATCTGGTTCGCCCCATCGATATGGCCTCCGCCTACGCGACGATCGCCAATTCCGGTGTCTACCACCAGCCCTATTTTGTGCAGCGAGTGGTCGCGGGCGACGGCCGCGTCCTGCTGGATCGGGGCGGACCCGACAAACAGGTCGGCAAGCAACTCCCGCCCGGCCAGCAGCGCATACCGCGCGGCATCGCCGACAGTACCGCCGGGGCGATGATCCCGATCGCGGCATATTCCAACGGGCACAGCCTGTCCGGCGGTCGCCCCTCCGCCGCCAAGACCGGCACCACCCAACTCGGTGAGTCGACAGCGAACAAAGACGCGTGGATGATCGGCTTCACTCCGTCGCTGTCCACGGCGGTCTGGGTCGGCACCGAACAGTCCCAGCCCATCGAAACCGCGCGCGGCGCCGACATCTACGGCTCCGGCCTGCCCGCCGATATCTGGAAGCAGGTGATGGACGGCGCGCTCGACGGCACACCGATCGAGCAGTTCCCGGCGGCCGGACCGCAAGGCAGCCCGCCGACCGCGAGCAAACCCTCCGGTGGCAGCTACGACATCCTGAACCCGCCGACCAGCACCACGCCAGAACCGGTCATCGTCATCCCACCCGCCCCACAGCCATCCAAGGAAATCGAAATCTTCCCCGGACTGAGCATTCCGGTGCCCGGCTGA
- a CDS encoding carbohydrate ABC transporter permease: MTTVTTKNPAAQTPWTKRLGPVRLYLGALIVLVWGLAPFYWMAVTAFRDPDYTFDNTPWPTHVTLENFHNAFDTSRGNDFGKALLNSVIIGAVTTAVALVLGVLAAYALARLTFKGKYLVSGLILSASMFPVVVLVTPLFQLFTNLGWIGEYQAMIIPNISFVLPMTVYILASFFAELPWELEEAARIDGATKTQAFRLVMLPLAAPAVFTTAILAFIASVNEYLLARLLSSDKTEPVTVAIARFSGNNPLVQPYAAIMAAGTMVTIPLVIMVLLFQRRIISGLTAGGVKS, translated from the coding sequence ATGACCACCGTGACCACCAAAAATCCTGCGGCACAGACGCCTTGGACCAAGCGCCTGGGTCCTGTGCGGCTGTATCTGGGTGCGCTGATCGTGCTGGTGTGGGGTCTGGCCCCGTTCTATTGGATGGCCGTCACCGCATTCCGCGATCCGGACTACACCTTCGACAACACCCCGTGGCCCACCCACGTCACCCTGGAGAACTTCCACAACGCCTTCGACACCAGCCGCGGCAACGACTTCGGCAAGGCACTGCTCAACAGCGTCATCATCGGCGCGGTGACCACAGCGGTCGCGCTGGTGCTCGGCGTGCTCGCCGCCTACGCGCTGGCACGGCTGACCTTCAAGGGCAAGTACCTGGTTTCCGGGCTCATCCTGTCCGCGTCGATGTTCCCGGTGGTCGTGCTGGTCACTCCGCTGTTCCAGCTGTTCACCAACCTCGGCTGGATCGGCGAATACCAGGCGATGATCATCCCGAACATCTCGTTCGTGCTGCCGATGACCGTCTACATCCTGGCCTCGTTCTTCGCCGAACTGCCGTGGGAACTCGAGGAGGCTGCCCGCATCGATGGCGCGACCAAGACGCAGGCATTCCGGCTGGTCATGCTGCCGTTGGCGGCGCCAGCGGTTTTCACCACCGCGATCCTGGCATTCATTGCCTCGGTCAACGAATATCTGCTGGCCCGGCTGCTCTCCAGCGATAAGACCGAACCGGTGACCGTCGCGATCGCGCGCTTCTCCGGTAACAACCCGCTCGTGCAGCCGTACGCCGCAATCATGGCCGCGGGCACGATGGTCACGATTCCGCTGGTCATCATGGTGCTGCTGTTCCAGCGCCGCATCATCTCCGGTCTCACGGCGGGTGGCGTGAAGAGCTAG
- a CDS encoding carbohydrate ABC transporter permease produces MSDPSGTATRVPSDGDQPTKRGFGGTLALELRRSGKAWLFVTPVLITLAVVVGYPVFRALYMSFQKDPGLDPATGMFVEGRSAGVSNYTHWLLQQCQAAGETVSCPTGNLGSQFWLAIGVTLFFTVITVTLEATLGLGMAMVMGKTFKGRALLRAAVLVPWAIPTAVTARLWEFMFQYDGVVNRVFGTHILWTSEAWPARFAVIAADVWKTTPFMALLLLAGLQVIPADVYEAAKVDGASAWQRFTQITLPLLKPALLVAVLFRTMDGLRLYDLPAIMTLGNPSTRPISALVVEQVRQGPNSAAALSTITFLLIFAVAFLLVKVLGANAVRTQEEQREAH; encoded by the coding sequence GTGTCGGATCCTTCGGGAACGGCCACTCGCGTGCCGAGCGACGGCGATCAGCCGACAAAGCGCGGATTCGGTGGCACCTTGGCGTTGGAGTTGCGGCGTTCCGGTAAGGCGTGGTTATTCGTCACGCCCGTGCTGATCACCCTCGCGGTGGTCGTCGGCTATCCGGTCTTCCGCGCGTTGTACATGTCGTTCCAGAAGGATCCTGGACTCGACCCGGCGACCGGCATGTTCGTCGAGGGCCGCAGCGCCGGCGTCTCGAACTACACGCACTGGCTGCTGCAGCAGTGTCAGGCGGCCGGCGAGACGGTCTCCTGCCCGACCGGCAACCTCGGCTCGCAGTTCTGGCTGGCCATCGGCGTGACGCTGTTCTTCACGGTGATCACGGTGACGCTGGAGGCCACCCTCGGCCTCGGCATGGCCATGGTCATGGGCAAGACCTTCAAGGGCCGGGCCCTGCTGCGCGCGGCGGTGCTGGTGCCGTGGGCGATTCCGACCGCGGTCACCGCCCGGTTGTGGGAGTTCATGTTCCAGTACGACGGTGTGGTGAACCGGGTCTTCGGCACCCACATCCTGTGGACATCGGAGGCCTGGCCGGCGCGGTTCGCGGTCATCGCCGCCGATGTCTGGAAGACCACGCCGTTCATGGCATTGCTGCTGCTGGCCGGTCTGCAGGTGATTCCGGCCGATGTGTACGAGGCCGCGAAGGTCGACGGTGCGTCGGCCTGGCAGCGCTTCACCCAGATCACGCTGCCGCTGCTCAAGCCCGCGCTGTTGGTCGCGGTCCTGTTCCGCACCATGGACGGGCTGCGCCTGTACGACCTGCCCGCGATCATGACGCTCGGCAACCCGTCCACCCGCCCGATTTCGGCGCTGGTGGTCGAACAGGTCCGCCAGGGTCCCAATAGCGCGGCGGCACTGTCGACGATCACCTTCCTGCTGATCTTCGCGGTGGCGTTCCTGCTGGTAAAGGTCTTGGGCGCCAATGCCGTTCGGACCCAGGAAGAACAGCGGGAGGCGCACTGA
- a CDS encoding ABC transporter substrate-binding protein, with translation MALKKVTSLRSSLVPRAALAAASVALLTATFTSACSSDNGGNPSSQNLTGRGPITYVEGKDTTETGAVKQLIERWNASHPDEQVTFKEQSNDASQQYDDLVEHMRSKQSTYDVVALDVPWTAEFAAKGWIQPLKDTFNIDTSALLSPTVASATYNNTLYAAPRNTNGGLLFYRKDLVPNPPKTWSEMLAQCPIAKQNNIGCYAGQLAPYEGLTVNAAEAINAYGGTFVGADGKTPTVNTAQARAGLKVLVDAYKNGDIPKEAITFKEPESANAFNTGKLLFMRNWPSTFGDAGGESSAVKDKFGVAPLPGENGVGASTLGGYNAAISAFSKNKATALDFLRYLISEDAQHIVAAGALPSVRASMYDDPALIAKMPYLPALKDSIANAVPRPVTPFYPAVSKAIQDNAYAALNGTKSVDDAITGMQKGIETAGS, from the coding sequence ATGGCTTTGAAAAAGGTGACGTCCCTACGTTCGTCGCTCGTACCACGAGCGGCGTTGGCGGCCGCCTCTGTTGCGCTGCTGACGGCGACGTTCACCAGTGCCTGCTCCAGCGATAACGGCGGCAATCCATCCAGCCAGAACCTCACCGGCCGCGGCCCGATCACCTATGTGGAGGGCAAGGACACCACCGAAACCGGTGCGGTCAAGCAGCTGATCGAGCGCTGGAACGCCTCGCACCCGGATGAGCAGGTCACGTTCAAAGAGCAGTCCAACGACGCCTCGCAGCAGTACGACGATCTGGTCGAGCACATGCGCTCCAAGCAGTCCACCTATGACGTGGTCGCCCTGGACGTGCCGTGGACCGCGGAATTCGCCGCGAAGGGCTGGATCCAGCCGCTGAAGGACACCTTCAACATCGACACCTCGGCGCTGCTGTCCCCGACGGTCGCCAGCGCCACCTACAACAACACCCTCTACGCCGCGCCGCGAAACACCAACGGCGGCTTGCTGTTCTACCGCAAGGATCTGGTGCCGAATCCGCCCAAGACGTGGAGCGAGATGCTGGCGCAGTGCCCGATCGCCAAGCAGAACAATATCGGTTGCTACGCGGGTCAGCTCGCACCGTACGAGGGCCTGACGGTGAACGCGGCCGAGGCCATCAACGCCTACGGCGGCACCTTCGTCGGCGCGGACGGCAAGACCCCGACCGTGAACACCGCGCAGGCGCGCGCCGGGCTCAAGGTGCTCGTCGATGCCTACAAGAACGGCGATATCCCGAAGGAAGCCATCACCTTCAAGGAGCCGGAGAGCGCGAACGCCTTCAACACCGGCAAGCTGCTTTTCATGCGCAACTGGCCGTCCACCTTCGGTGACGCGGGCGGGGAATCCTCCGCGGTCAAGGACAAGTTCGGGGTCGCGCCGCTGCCCGGCGAGAACGGTGTCGGCGCCTCGACCCTCGGCGGCTACAACGCGGCCATCAGCGCCTTCTCCAAGAACAAGGCGACCGCGCTGGACTTCCTGCGCTACCTGATCAGCGAGGACGCCCAGCACATCGTCGCGGCGGGTGCGCTGCCCTCGGTGCGCGCGTCGATGTACGACGATCCGGCACTGATCGCGAAGATGCCGTACCTGCCCGCGCTGAAGGATTCGATCGCCAACGCGGTGCCGCGTCCGGTCACCCCGTTCTACCCGGCGGTGTCGAAGGCCATCCAGGACAACGCTTATGCTGCGTTGAACGGAACCAAGTCCGTCGACGACGCGATCACCGGTATGCAAAAAGGCATCGAGACAGCCGGGTCGTAG
- a CDS encoding DUF2786 domain-containing protein, with amino-acid sequence MTSPNAVPDRMLTRIGGLLRQAESTDNEHEAEAFLAAAQRLATRSSIDLTIARAHIAGRERRPTPLQRMIPIGEPGKKGLRTYVQLFVAIAAANDVRCDVARTSTQVYAYGFDSDIETCEALYASLLVQMVRASDQYIKSGQYRSATVEKIVMEKHWGRKVQRRVQAPVAAVTARLNFQMAFAARIGRRLAEVKAEVEAEVVPETVATSTALALRNKEIELTDFYKKTSDARGTWRGPQASAGHSAAARRAGDRAGRAARLGASPELGAARGQLPGGGAT; translated from the coding sequence ATGACTTCGCCGAATGCGGTTCCCGACCGGATGCTCACCCGGATCGGTGGGTTGCTGCGCCAAGCCGAATCAACCGATAACGAACACGAGGCCGAGGCGTTTCTGGCCGCGGCCCAACGCTTGGCGACCAGGTCCTCGATCGATCTGACGATCGCCCGCGCGCATATCGCCGGACGTGAGCGCAGGCCGACGCCGCTGCAGCGGATGATTCCGATCGGCGAACCCGGCAAGAAGGGGTTGCGCACCTACGTGCAGTTGTTCGTGGCGATCGCCGCGGCCAATGATGTGCGCTGCGATGTTGCGCGCACGTCGACGCAGGTCTACGCGTATGGCTTCGATTCCGATATCGAAACTTGTGAAGCCCTCTACGCCAGTCTGCTGGTGCAGATGGTGCGTGCGTCGGATCAGTACATCAAATCCGGACAGTATCGTTCGGCCACCGTCGAAAAGATCGTCATGGAGAAACACTGGGGCCGAAAGGTGCAGCGGCGCGTGCAGGCACCGGTTGCGGCGGTTACCGCGCGGCTGAACTTTCAGATGGCATTCGCCGCGCGGATCGGCCGCCGCCTGGCCGAGGTGAAGGCGGAGGTCGAGGCCGAGGTGGTGCCCGAAACCGTCGCGACGAGTACGGCATTGGCCCTGCGCAATAAGGAAATCGAGCTCACCGACTTCTATAAGAAGACCTCCGATGCTCGCGGTACCTGGCGCGGTCCACAGGCGTCCGCCGGACATTCCGCAGCCGCCCGGCGCGCGGGTGATCGGGCAGGGCGAGCCGCGCGGTTGGGTGCCTCCCCCGAACTCGGTGCCGCGCGTGGGCAATTGCCCGGAGGCGGAGCGACGTGA
- a CDS encoding TIGR04338 family metallohydrolase, with the protein MSARDSQRAKVYDAEQLVRRVFDRADENGNRTVELYGSHLTLPIERRFASVESVQTYTDKVLSLNWVRGLWDRAATPVRVRSRAGTAAAHYEAADAVLAVPLHTGATAWALRELVILHELAHHLEPAAASVAPHGPEFCSRYLELVDGIVGPEAGLVLRSSMLGCGVRLS; encoded by the coding sequence GTGAGTGCGCGAGATAGCCAGCGCGCCAAGGTATATGACGCCGAGCAACTGGTGCGGAGGGTATTCGATCGAGCTGACGAAAACGGTAATCGCACAGTAGAGCTCTACGGTTCCCACCTCACGCTGCCGATCGAGCGCCGCTTCGCCTCGGTCGAATCGGTGCAGACCTACACCGATAAGGTGCTGAGCCTCAATTGGGTTCGGGGGCTATGGGACCGCGCCGCGACACCCGTCCGGGTCCGCTCCCGCGCCGGAACCGCCGCCGCCCACTACGAGGCCGCGGACGCGGTGCTGGCCGTCCCCTTGCACACCGGCGCGACCGCATGGGCCCTGCGCGAATTGGTGATCCTGCACGAACTGGCACACCACCTCGAGCCCGCCGCCGCATCCGTGGCTCCACACGGCCCCGAATTCTGCAGTCGCTACTTGGAACTCGTCGACGGCATTGTCGGGCCGGAAGCCGGGCTGGTCCTGCGGTCGAGCATGCTCGGCTGTGGTGTCCGCTTGAGCTGA